The proteins below come from a single Gossypium raimondii isolate GPD5lz chromosome 2, ASM2569854v1, whole genome shotgun sequence genomic window:
- the LOC105782964 gene encoding LOW QUALITY PROTEIN: RHOMBOID-like protein 3 (The sequence of the model RefSeq protein was modified relative to this genomic sequence to represent the inferred CDS: inserted 5 bases in 3 codons; deleted 1 base in 1 codon), which produces MSSLIIASCVILCCSFSSSFRLEKLGALKWDKVVHGNQAWRLITCIWALHGVIHPLANMLSLIFIGIRLEQQFGFIVIFPFAXGSVLSSLFIQRSISLXCLGALCGLLGVMLSRLLTNWTIYTNKAEALITLTVSIVINLAVGIFPHVDNFAHIGGFLTGFLLGFVLLLCPQFGWVGRKHLPAGARVTSKHKAYQYLFLVITMVLLIVGFTVGLVMLFRGENGHDHCIWCHYXECVPTSKWHCGN; this is translated from the exons ATGTCGTCGTTGATAATCGCGAGTTGTGTAATTTTATGTTGTTCTTTCTCCTCCTCCTTCAGATTGGAAAAATTGGGAGCCTTAAAATGGGACAAGGTAGTGCATGGCAATCAAGCGTGGAGGCTTATCACTTGCATCTGG GCACTGCACGGTGTTATTCATCCGCTTGCAAACATGTTGAGCTTGATCTTCATTGGAATTCGCCTTGAACAACAATTTGGATTCATCGTTATCTTCCCTTTTG TTGGTAGCGTACTATCGTCTCTTTTCATTCAACGTAGCATTTCATT GTGCCTCGGTGCTTTATGTGGCCTTCTTGGAGTAATGTTGTCCAGACTCTTGACTAATTGGACTATCTATACAAATAAG GCTGAAGCTCTGATCACACTCACGGTCAGCATTGTCATTAACTTAGCAGTGGGGATTTTTCCTCACGTCGACAACTTTGCGCATATTGGAGGTTTCTTAACCGGTTTTCTCCTCGGGTTCGTTTTGCTGCTTTGTCCCCAATTCGGGTGGGTGGGACGTAAACATCTTCCTGCCGGTGCTCGTGTAACATCTAAGCATAAAGCATACCAATACCTATTTTTGGTGATAACTATGGTTTTACTCATTGTTGG TTTCACAGTGGGGTTGGTAATGCTGTTTAGAGGAGAGAATGGACATGACCATTGCATTTGGTGCCATTA AGAGTGTGTTCCTACATCAAAATGGCACTGTGGGAACTAA
- the LOC105783996 gene encoding glutathione S-transferase TCHQD gives MQLYHHPCSLNSQKVRLALEEKGVDYTSFHVNPILGKNMDSSFFRMNTSAKLPVFKNGSHIIFDTIETILYIERIAVVSVGNDSFSNQEVIEWMQKIQQWNPKYFTLLHIPDKHRLYVSKFIRKVVIARMAESPDLASAYHSKLREAYETEEKLKNADLVKRSTESLVQLLDEVERKLNDTTYIVGDEFTMADATFVPVLARLVLLGLEDEYISCRPNIADYWGLVQQRPTYKKVIGKYFNGWRKKKTLIKTWGSLHIRNLLKRY, from the exons ATGCAATTATATCATCATCCATGCTCATTGAACAGCCAAAAGGTGAGGCTTGCTTTGGAAGAGAAAGGCGTTGATTACACCTCATTTCATGTCAATCCTATTCTTGGCAAGAACATGGACTCTTCCTTCTTCAGGATGAATACGAGTGCCAAACTCCCAGTTTTCAAGAACGGTTCTCATATCATTTTCGACACTATTGAAACTATCCT GTACATTGAAAGAATTGCTGTGGTCTCAGTTGGTAATGATTCCTTTAGCAACCAAGAAGTAATTGAATGGATGCAAAAGATACAACAATGGAACCCCAAGTACTTCACCCTATTGCACATTCCTGACAAGCACCGCCTCTACGTTTCTAAATTCATAAGGAAAGTGGTGATTGCTCGGATGGCCGAATCACCAGACCTTGCTAGTGCTTACCACAGCAAGCTTAGAGAAGCATACGAGACCGAGGAGAAGCTGAAGAATGCTGATCTTGTTAAAAGGAGCACAGAAAGCTTGGTCCAATTGCTTGATGAAGTTGAAAGAAAGCTGAATGACACAACATATATTGTAGGGGATGAGTTCACGATGGCGGATGCGACATTCGTACCCGTGCTGGCTCGATTGGTGCTTCTGGGTTTGGAAGATGAGTATATAAGTTGCAGGCCAAACATAGCAGACTACTGGGGTTTGGTGCAACAAAGGCCTACCTATAAAAAAGttataggaaaatattttaatggctggaggaagaagaaaacattaataaaaactTGGGGCTCACTTCATATCAGAAATTTGCTGAAGAGATACTAA